One Streptomyces sp. P9-A2 DNA window includes the following coding sequences:
- a CDS encoding STAS domain-containing protein, which translates to MSMALNPLSVEVTVVREDVALLTVQGDLDADTGTEFQHHLANQLHHGRRHFLLDLAAVPFMDSSGMNIILRVYQEARELPGSVHIISPTPAVRRILDLTGVSITVPVSRSAEEALERVDATPGGPQQPETGRPES; encoded by the coding sequence GTGTCCATGGCCCTGAACCCGCTGTCCGTGGAGGTGACCGTGGTCCGGGAGGATGTCGCCCTGCTCACGGTGCAGGGCGACCTGGACGCCGACACCGGGACCGAATTCCAGCATCACCTGGCCAACCAGCTCCATCACGGGCGTCGGCACTTCCTGCTGGACCTGGCGGCGGTCCCCTTCATGGACTCGTCCGGAATGAATATCATCCTGCGCGTCTACCAGGAAGCCCGGGAACTGCCGGGCAGCGTACACATCATCTCCCCCACGCCCGCGGTGCGCCGCATCCTGGACCTGACCGGCGTGAGCATCACGGTCCCGGTGTCCCGGAGCGCCGAGGAGGCGCTGGAGCGGGTCGACGCCACGCCTGGTGGGCCGCAACAGCCGGAGACAGGACGACCGGAGTCCTGA